The genomic segment gtttttagggttttttatGAGATGAAATGCAGAAGATTTGAGTGccatacattaaaaaagggaCATGAACTTTACAGCAGGAATGTGGGTTTGTTTAGTGTTGAAATCAGTTTATCAGCAGGAATTCCTGCTGAGTTTCTGTACGTACGAACCTTTGTTAGTAAGGTGTTCACAGCCGGAAAGAAACTCAGAAACTGTGTAGATTAGATAGAATTTGTTGACAATAGTTAGAGATCTTTGTTGCTTCATGCTTCACTGCTGACAGCGCCTCACTTCTCTTCGCTCTCCTGCGTTCAGACGCTGCAGATGGGGATCTTGTTTGTGGCTCTGCTGGGCCTGAGCTCAGCGCTGGTGTGTCCTGATGGCGGCATGTGTGAGGACAAAAACACCTGTTGCAAGAACACCGAGGGAGGATACGGATGCTGTCCGCTGCCGCACGTGAGTCACGGTTCTGACACGGGAGCcagttatttaatttaaagtgttGGTAGCTGCTCAGTAATGTTCTTGTTGCTGATGCAGTTAAATGTCTCTCTGCCATTTAAACAGGTTCAGAGTATAAGTACTATGATCTTCACCAAAATGTACCAATGCCACCATGCAAAAACACTCCATTACAaggaaaagtcttaaatttattCAGCATATCTATGATTTAA from the Plectropomus leopardus isolate mb unplaced genomic scaffold, YSFRI_Pleo_2.0 unplaced_scaffold23417, whole genome shotgun sequence genome contains:
- the LOC121966185 gene encoding progranulin-like encodes the protein TLQMGILFVALLGLSSALVCPDGGMCEDKNTCCKNTEGGYGCCPLPHAECCSDHLHCCYEGTVCDLVHAKCVNKTVSLPWMRRVPTKQVLLVPQ